The Arcanobacterium pinnipediorum genome includes the window CCACGTCAATCATGACGGCGTTACCGTTATGGCACCGAATCTGGCATCTATGAGTGATGGTGCTACCGATATTTCCATCAAAACTCGCCTTGCTAATGAGTCCGATACACAAAAAACAGTCCGGGTGGCACATCGGCTAACGACTCTCGATGGCCAAACTGTTTTAGGTACAAGCCAAGGCCAAAATCTCACCCTTGCAGCGCAGGCTACTGCCGAAGATACCGCCACGTTTAACGCCACCGGAATTACGTTGTGGAGCCTTGAAAATCCGCAACGCTACATGGTTACTACCACAGTTTCGGATGACGAAGGTCGAGTTATTGACACGGTAACTACCAAGACTGGCTTCCGTATTATTGACTTTGATGCTAACACCGGGTTCATGCTCAATGGTGAGAAGATGAAGCTCAAGGGTGTATCTATGCATCACGATCAAGGTGCTCTCGGTGCCCGAGCATATCGCGCTGCGATCGCACGCCAGATCGATATTTTGAAAGAGATGGGTACCAACGCAATTCGTGTCACCCACAATCCAGCATCGCGTGATTTGATCGATTTAGCTGATGAAAAAGGTATGCTGATTGTCGAAGAAATTTTCGACGGGTTCCAGTATCCGAAGAACGGAAATTACAATGATTATTCCCGGTTCTTTGAAAAGGCAGTGCCAGAAAACACGGCACTAGAAAACGTTGCCCCAGGTTCAACGTGGGCGCAGTTCGATTTGGAAACCACCCTTCGTCGAGACATTAATGCCCCATCTGTGATCATGTGGTCGTTGGGTAACGAAATTGGGGAAGGCACTGGCGCATATACCTCGATGTCGAACTACACGGCACAACAAGCTAACCTGATTCGTTGGGCACAAGCCCTTGATACCACTCGACCAGTGACCCGTGGCGATAATAACCTCAAACGCCCGTATGCTCCCGAAGCAGCTACTCTTATGGATGGGATCGCGCAAGCCGGCGGCACGGTTGGCTTAAACTATGTGGCTGGAGATAAGTATGATTCGCTGCATAACCAGCATCCGCAATGGTTGATTTATGGTTCGGAAACAGCATCCTCAGTCAATAGCCGTGGCGTCTACAACCGCGTCAGTGATAGCGGTCAAACCCGAGATAAGCTCCTTACTTCCTACGATAAGTCTAAGGTTGGCTGGGGAGCCTACGCTTCGGAAGCCTGGTATGACGTTATCACTCGTGATTTCGTGGCTGGTGAATTCGTTTGGACTGGATTCGACTACATCGGTGAGCCGACGTTCTGGTGGGGTGGATCTCCGGGTGCAGTTGGCCCGTGGCCATCACCGAAGAGCTCCTACTTCGGCATCATTGACACCGCCGGTTTCCCCAAAGATTCCTACTATTTGTATCAAAGCCAGTGGAACGACGACGTTCACACCCTCCACATTTTGCCGGCATGGAACTCTAACGTGGTCGCAAAAAATGGCGGCAACGTCAAGGTCGATGTGTATTCTGATGCGCACAGCGTCGAATTGTTCTTCACCGGTAGCGACGGTGTGCGCACCTCGCTAGGTGAAAAGACGTTCACCACGAAAACAACTACCGCTGGCTACACCTACAACATTGTTGAAGGTAACGATGCAAAGCCTACCGCTCACGAAAATCTCTACATGACCTGGGAAGTTCCCTATGCTGATGGAACTCTCGAAGCGGTTGGTAAAGATAGTGCGGGCACTGTTATTGCTAACACTGTTGGACGTAACCGGGTAACAACCGCGGGTCCCGCGGCTGCGTTGAACGTTTCGGTTGATCGTACAACTATTGCTGCCGACGGCGATGATCTGGCATACATTGAAGTCACCGTTGTTGATCGGGACGGCAATCCAGTACCGGATGCCAACAACGAGATCAGCTTTACGATCACCGGAGCTGGCACTTTGATGGGAACCGACAACGGCGAACACGCTGATCACACGCCATACTATTCCCACCAACGTCGTGCGTTTTCTGGAAAAGCATTAGCGATCGCCCAATCGACCACGGAAGGCGGCTCCTTCACTGTCACTGCAACTGCTGCAGGTATGGAACCACAAACGGTAACCGTGACTACCACTGGTAGCGCCGATGATGCTACCGAGTCATCCTCAATTGATCACTACGTCTATCCGCGTACGCTTTACGTCAAGACTGGAAATGCTCCGGTGTTACCACAAAGCGTTGAGGCGCATGGTAAGGATGGCAGCACCAGCCAAGCTGCCGTAACCTGGGATGCGATCAGCCAAGATCAGTACGCAACGGCTGGAAACTTCGTCGTATCGGGTACAACTGATGCTGGGGATACCATCGCGATCAACGTCGTCGTGATTGACACTGTTGGCGGGGTGCTCAACTATTCGACTACCGAACCGTTGAATACTCAGCCTCAATTGCCTAGCCAGCGCCAAGCCGTTATGCCAGATGGTAGTGTGCTCGCCACGTCCTTCCCAGTAACATGGGAAGACCTTTCGGCTAAGGATTGGTCGGCGCCCGGAATCGTTACTGTTACAGGAACAACCACTATTTTCGGGCAAGAATATCCAGTTACGGCTTCGGTGCGTATGCAAGAAGCAACGGTGGCAGTTGGTGACAATCTAGCTCCGGCAGCACAATCGTTGACCCAGTCAATTACTGATCCGGCTAAACAGTCTGACACATTGGAAGCTGTACGTGACGGCAAGACTGCTGTGCCAGGCTTTGGTGGTGGCGGACCAAACCCGAACGTGTGGACTAACTACCAAAATTCCCAAGATACTGACGAAACTTCGACGGCGTTGACCTTCGGTTACGATACGCCACAACAGTTTAGCCAGTTCCAGGTGTGGTTCTTCGAAGATCAATGGTCAGCGAACTTCCCGGCTGCGAACACCACTGAGTTCTTTATGCGTGATACTGAAGAACAAGACTGGCAGCCGATCGCAGTTACGGAGTCGATTGGTCAAGCTCAAGGAAACGTTAAGCCTTACACCTTTACCTTAGAGCCGGTAACGACGACGTACCTCAAAGTCGTGGTCCACAATAAGGAAGGCGGTCGCACGGCGCGGCCGAACGTCAAGCCAGTTACGGGTATTTCTGAGATTTTACTCAATGGAGTTACCCAGTCTTACACGACAAATACGACGGCGAATTTGGATTCCGTAACACTAAATGGTGCGGAGCTCTCGAGTGAGGCGTTGGCTGCTGGAATGTTTGTTTCTCCTGCGCCTGGTCCAGATACGCTCACGGCTACTGCACAAGATAATGCTGCGGTGACAATTTTGCCGATGCATAAGAAGGTATCGCGTATCATCGTTGAATCTGAAGATCACCTTACGATGAATACGTTTGAGATTACCTACACTGGGGGAACAGATGATACTACTCCAGACGTGCCGGATACTCCAGATACTCCAGACACCCCGGATACCCCGGATACTCCAGATACTCCTGGTACTCCGGATACTCCGTCAATCGCTGATGGCCCGGTTTACGCTGATTCGGCCGCAGTTGCTCAGGCAATTGCCGATGGCAGTGTGAGTGTGGCTGGTCAATACAGTGTTGCTCGTGGTCAGAGCGTCAACGTCTCGTTCACTGGTTTGACTGCCGATACTGCAGCGCGTGCATACATGTACTCACTGCCGGTTCGGTTAGCCGACATGGTTGCCGATAGTGCGGGGATTGTTAAGGTCTATCCGATTAGTGTTGGCAAGGATGTTGAACTTGGCACGCATTACGTTGTTGCTGTGTCTAACGTGGCTGGCACTCAGCCAGTATCTGTTGTGAAGTTGATGGTTGTTGATAATCCTGAAACCCCCGGCAATACTGATACCCCCGGTAACACTGATACCCCCGGTAACACTGATACCTCCGGTAACACTGATAACCCGGGCAACACCGGCGATGACGCAACCGGAAACGGAAAGGGTAGCGAGGATGGTAAGACTACTGGAAACGGTAAGACTACCGGGAATGGATCGTCAGATTCTACCTCTTCCTCAACCACAACCTCTGGCAAGATATTGGCAAAGACCGGTATTTCAGTTCTAGGTCTAGGAATCCTCATGGCAGCTTTGCTTGCTGGTGGCGCGATGGCCGTATTGGTTCGTCGTGACTAGTCGCTAAGCGCTAAATTCCGAGCGAATAACGGCGGGATCGAGTATCGCAGTCCATACGTGGCACTGCATACTTGGTCCCGCCGTTTGCACACCGTATCACAGTATCGTCGTTCCGTTACAGGATTAGTTTTCGAAGTGGTTTAAGATAATCTCGTGCTGGATATATATTTTGAAACTTTAACTGCCCTGACCGACGATCAACTTCGAGAAGACATCCTCGCATTGTGGCAACACAATAGTGAGTTGGGAGCATCTGTGGGTGCTCAGCCAGGGGCGCCACGTAGTCGATATGAAGAGCTCCTTGCCGGGCATGAAGAATCGATGGCCGCTAATCGTGGTTGGCTCTATGTGATGCGGGAAAAGCAAACCGATAAGTTACTGGGTTTCGCGTGGTGGATTATTGGCATACCCGAAGGCAATCCGAACCATATCGCTACTATCAAGCGTTTTCAGGTTGATCCCAATTATCAAGGGCAAGGGTTGGGCCGGAAGTTTATGGACTATATCCATTCGGGTGAGGTTCTTGACCAGTTGGGTGAGCAGGTTGATTTCTTGCATCTTCAATTCCGGGCCGGTCGCGGTTTGGGGAAGTTTTATGCCAGTTACGGCTACGAAGTTAATGTTCGCTGGGATCTGATTCGGCGAAACGACGACGGAGAGTATGACGGTTGGCTTGAAATGATGCGTCGCCGAGATGGCGGGCCGTTACCAGGGTTGCGGTTGTAGGTCAGATTGCTACGGTCAGGCGTACGAGCACTGTTGGGAGTGTGCGTACCAAATAGGCGCTTAGGTCTTCGTCGTGGAGAGTTAGGGCCAGATTCATGGATCTGTCAGCTAGGGCGAGGATCATATTGACGGTGTCGCTTGCGGAAATGAGGCTGCGCCGGCCGATATCGGCTAGTTTAGTTTCGATGACGTCAGCAAGTTGTGTTTTGAATTCTTCTGCGCCTTCATGTAGCGGATTGTCTTTTCCTGGCGTGCGTACGAGATAGGTGGAAAATTCGGCAAGCAATAGGTAGAAGTCTCGTGAGATGGGCAGTGCAGAGAGAATTTTCGAGGCTAATAATTTAGTGTTTGTTAGCGTTTTATCGTCGGAAGATCCGTCACTGGATGGTACATCGGCTTGGGTGAATGCCTCCATCGTGGTTGTCAGAATTCGACTCCATTGATCGGCGGCAAGATGGTGAATGAAGTGGTCCATATCGGCAAAGTTAGAATAAAATGCGCCGCGAGAAAATCCTGCCTCTTCGCAAATATCTCCCACAGATGTTCCCAGGATTCCTTTTTTAATAAAGAGAATCGAGCCAGCCTGCAAAAGTTTTTCGCGGGTGCGCTTCCGGCGTGCTGACAGTGGTGTCACTGCAAGTTTTGCGATCGTCTCACGACGAATTGAATGACCTCGGCGTGCCATAACTACTCCTTTATGTATTGACTTTAGTCTACCCCATCACTCGATACAGGTGTGTATTGAATATTGAAGATACACAGGTGTATCGTGAGTTTCGGTTAGACAATGAGGAGTAAACATTATGATGACTCGGCTAAAAGGTCCACGATTAGGGACCGCAATTGTTATCATCGCAGTTGCGTTAATTCCACTGCTATATGCAGGGCTACTAACAATGACCTACCAAAACCCAACGAACCGGCTCAGCGACATGACTGCCGCGATCGTCAACGAAGATCAGGAATACACCGGCACGTTGGTAACAGGCAAGGAAGAAACATTTTCCTTAGGCGAAGAACTCACCGATGCACTCGTCAACCCTGAAGAAGGCCAAGACGTAGGTTTCACGTGGAAAGAAATGACAAGCCACGAAGCACAACAAGGCCTCAACGATGAATCGATTCGCGCTATCCTCTACATTCCGAGTGATTTTTCGCGTAACGTCGCCAAAATCGGTACCGACATCGGCTCCTCGGCAACTCAAGAACTGCGACTCGTTACCGACGACGGCGTCAACTATCTATCCGGAACCATGGCTAAAACCGTCGCAGAGACGATGACGAATCGGATCAACGAACGCGGCGCAAATAAAATCACCGACAGACTCCTCGTCTCGATTGAAAAAGTCCGCACCGGTTTAGCTGACGCTGCAGATGGATCTACTCAACTTTCGAATGCCACAACTAAACTTGACGACGGGGTTACTAAGCTCTCCGACGGTATCGGCAAACTCTCCGATGGTAGCACGCAACTTTCCCAAGGAAGTGGACGCCTCGTCGTCGGCGTTAATGATCTGCTCAATGGTTCGGTAACGTTACGAAACGGACTCGTCGAACTCGATGGCGGAGCCTCCCGGGCCGCAGACGGATCACGAAAACTAGCTGTTGGTCTAACCGATCTTAATAGCGCAATGACACGCGCGGAAAACGGCTCGGGCGAACTCGAACAAGGAGCTAATCAGCTTGCAGCAGGACTGAGCCAACTCTCTGACAAAACCGGGCAACTAGGTGGCGCAATCACACAACTTGCCAACGGCACACAAGCGCTACTACCTGGAGTGCAAGCCTATACCGAAGGCGTCGATAAAGTTAGTGCGGGCAGTGCGCAGCTACGCCAATCGGCAACCGCGCTGCCAGATGCGCTGGAAAAAATGCGTGCCGGTGTAGGGCAACCCGGTGATTTCGACCCAGGCAACCCAGCCTCAGCACAAAGTAGCCTAACAGCTGGATCCGAAGCACTTAGTGCCGGGCTTGAAAAACTCAATGCGGGGGTGAGTGCCGGTACGCCACAAGCACCATCACTCCAAGACGGTGCAACCCAGATTGCAGGTATAACTGATCTTTTAGCAACCACGTTGGCCGACGTCGATCTGAGTAAAGTGCCGCAGTTAGTAACTGGCACCAAGCAGCTCTCGGCTTCGCTAGATCAATACACCCGCAGTGTTGACCAACTCGCAGCCCAATGCCAGCCGGCAGATTCCCAAGTATGCCAAGGGTTAGCACAACTATCAACATCCTCACCACAACTGCGCAGCAGTGCGCAAAACATCGAGGATGTAACGTTTACGTTGGGAACAAAAGCCAAGGCGTTAGAACCGCTCACCGTCATCATGAACCAGCTCGCCCAAGGCGCACAGGCACTTAAAGCTGGCGTAGACCAGGTAGCTGATGGCTCAGGCGCGCTCGTCGAAGGATCCAAGGCGCTCACAGCCAACCTCGGAAATTTGAGTTCGAGTGTAGGCGAGCTGCAAGCTAAGGTTGGTGCTTCGACGTCGAGTCAAGATGGCACACTTATGGGTGGAATAACCGATATTAACGCCGGTTTAGCACAACTTAGTGAAAAGTCAGCACAATTACGCAGCGGCACGCAGCAGTTAGCTGACGGAATCAGCCAGCTAAACGGCAAAGTCCCAGAACTTTCCAGCGGTGTTGTGCGCCTAGATGAGGGAGCAGGCCAGGTATCTCAGGGCGCTACCACACTTCATTCTGGTCTTTCCCAACTTTTAACTGGATCGACGACGGCGGCTAGTTCATCGAACGAGCTTGCAGCCGGTTTGGGTGAGTTGAAAGATGGTGTGGATCGGGCCTCGAATGGTTCGCAGACCTTGGCTGGTGGGCTTTCTAGCGCTCGCGAAGGTGTAGGAGTGTTGAATTCTGGTGCCCAGGAGCTCAACAACGGACTAAATACTGCCAATAGTAAAATGGGTGAATTGACTCAAGGTACCCAGCAACTTCATCAAGGTGCAGATAAGCTACGTGCAGGTTTGGTTGAAGGTGAAGCTAAGATTCCGCAACTGACGAATGCAGAGCAGAATAATGTTTCCGATACTGCAGCTAAGGTTGCCGAAGTTGTTCCAGTTCGCCAACACGCAGTTGCCAATAATGGTGCTGGTTTTACGCCGATGTTTATGTCCTTGGCATTGTGGATTGGTACTATTGCGCTCTTCTTGGTTTTGCCGGCGCTCGATCGGGAGGAACGCGCTCGCGGCCGCTGGATCCAGGCGGTGACTAAGCCGGCGGTAACAGCTACTATCTTGGCGATTGTGCAAGCAGTGATCATGATGGTTGTGGTTAATGCGATGGGTGAGTTGCATGCGGCAAATATTGTTGGTTTGAGTGCGTTGGCAGTGCTGACCAGTATTTGTTTCATGGCAATCAACCAAGCCTGTGTTGCGGCATTCGCCTTCCGCGGCCGGTTCTTGTCAATTGTTTTACTCAGTTTGCAGATCACCTCAATGGGTGCGACATTCCCGATTGAAACTGCGCCGCGCTTCTTCCAATGGATTCATTGGTTCTTGCCAATGAGCGATACTCAGTTAGCGTTCCGATCACTGATTGCTGGTGGCGGTGTTGACGGTATCATCGCCAAGACCGTGATGGTGTTGGTTATCTGGACGCTAGTTTCGGTAGCAGTGAGCTTCTTTGCTTCAAAGGTTCGTACCCAGAAGAATATGTCGATCGTCCATGATGAGGCACTGGCGCCAACCGCTGGTTGAGATAACAGTAGGCTCCCTAGTACATACTAGGGAGCCTACTGTTAGCTTAGAGTGTTTACTCGCCAGCTAACGCAGCTTGGTATGCTGCATCGAGGTCAGCGATTGCGTCACGAACTTCCTTGACGGTCGACTTTGCGCGTAGCTCTACACCTACTGCCTTAGTGATGTGCTTGTTGAGCTCATGGTAGGTAGCAAAAGTCTTCTTTCCTAAGATGTTTGTGTCACGATCCCAGCGAGTCTTCCAGATTTTCTTGGTTAGATCGCGCTTGACGTAGATTGTTGCGATGTCATCGTCGGCAATATCTGGGTAGTTCGAAACACGAGCCACAACCTCTTGAAGATCTTTGATCGACTCTTGGAGCTGTGCTTCGCTTGCCGTCAGGTTTGTCAAACGAATAACCGCGCGGGTAACAGCAAAACCGATTTCAACGTGGGCCGCTTGAACCTTGTTGGTCAGCTTTGTTGTTGCGGTATCAATAGTTAAACCAATATTGGTTGCCAGTTCAGCGCGAGACAAGATTGTTTGAGCATCGAATGCGGTGAGATTACCCGTGGCTATAGCGAGTAATTCTCCTTGCAGTTCTCGAAGCGTCTTGAATAGCTGGTTGAACTCTTTGGTCCACTTGATTTCTGGGCGGACGGCATCGATACCTTGAGCAACCTGCTCAATACTTTCTTTGACGTCCTCAGCTTTGGCCTTCGCCTCTTCTTTAATTTCTTCTGTTTGACTGGAGTCCGACTCAGTCATAACAAAAACACTACTTGAGATTGGAGAAGGAGCAGTAGCAGCCTGAGCCGTTGGCGTTGCAAGGCTAGGCACGATAAGGGTTGTTGATAGTGCTAACGCGATAATTGTTTTCTTCATTGCCTCTCCCAAGAACAAAAATGGAAATTGACATTTCTCCGAAATACGAATATTTCGAAGTAGTTAAATATTATAGAATTATTCAGGATTTGTACAGAGTGTTTCAAATTCCACGCCGAATAATGAGATTGATGACGTGTGGAAAGGTATGAAAGTCCTGTTTTTTATTTAACCAAGGAAAGTCTTACGTTAAAAAAATGGCGGAATATAGCGAAAAAAATTCTACCCACTGTCTGTAATGTCGAAAATAGACGGTATTTACTAAATAAACGTTTGTGTCTCGTGTATTGGTGCAACACAATATAGATGTAAATTTTACGATTGTCCCAGGAGAACTTGTGTATTCAACGGCGATGCATATTGGCACATTCGTGCCCTCAACTCAAGCGATAGCTAACTCAACCGTCCTATCTGCGATAGTAGGCATTTTGCCACTTGTCGCATTCTTCATCATGCTAGGTGTGTTTAAGATGAAAACACACTGGTGTGCCCTCGGATCCCTCCTAATCGCCTTGGTTATAGCGATACTGGGTTTCCAGATGCCAACGATGATGGCGATGAACTCAGTTCTCTTCGGCATCGCATTTGGCATTATGCCCATTCTCTACATCGTCATCTCTGCAGTATGGCTCTACAACCTCACCGTCGATTCCGGCCGCGATCATGATGTTCGTGCAGTTTTCTCCGCTGTTGGTAAAGGCGATATGCGAATCCAAGCACTCCTACTCGGTTTTTCCTTTTGTGGCTTACTTGAAGGCCTCGCCGGTTTCGGAGCGCCCGTAGCTATCGTAGCGGCGATGCTTGTTTCCCTAGGCATTAGCCCAATCAAGGCAGCCCTCGTAACCATGGTGGGCAATGCGATTAACGTCGGCTTTGGCGCAATGGCAATCCCGATCACCACTGCCGGGAAAATCGGTGGCGTCACCGGAGGCGCAGTAGCAAATACCGCATCCTCAATCACCCCATGGATCATCGTTTTAGTTCCATTCCTCCTCCTGTTTATTCTTGACGGAATCCGCGGCGTACGCCAACTGTGGTATATCGGACTGCTACAAGGACTAGTCACCGCTCTAGGTCACTTCGTCGCCGCCCACTTCGTCTCCTACGAACTAACCGCAGTCTTCGCCTCGCTTTTGGGTTTCGCCGTCGTCGCCGGTGGACTAGTCGTTCTCAACCCAACCACCCCACAAGAATGGCGCTCCGAAGTCAGTGACGAAGAAGTGCCAAGCGCTAAACGAATCACACTCGCACTGATGCCCTATTGGCTCGTCGTCATCATCTTCTCCATCGCCAAGCTGTGGACTTTGGGAATCAACGTTCCCCAAACTCTTGCCAAAACAACGATCGCCGTGCAATGGCCGGGTCTATACGGTTCCCTACTAACAAGCACCGGCGAACCATCATCAGCAGCAATTCTGAGCATCCAAACCCTGGCAAGCCCTGGAACCATGATCGTTTTGACTGCACTGATCGTCTCTGCCGCCTACGCGGTAGCATCAACGCCTCGTTTTAAGTTCTCATTTACGCGTGGCATCGCAGTTTTATTCCACACGATCTACACACTGCGCTGGTCACTGGCCACGATCGCCCTAGTTATGGCCCTGGCATACGTCATGAACTTCTCCGGGCAAACCGCAGCAATCGGCGCCGCACTGGCTGGAACCGGAGCCGCCTTCGCATTCCTCTCTCCAATTCTGGGATGGATCGGAACAGCAGTAACCGGTTCTGCAACCTCAGCCAATGCACTATTTGCCTCCCTACAGTCCACTGCTGCTGCTGGAGCAAACCTCGATCCACATATCCTTCTTGCCGCCAACAGTATTGGTGGTGGAATCGGCAAGATCGTCTCCCCGCAAAACCTCGCGATTGCAGCCACCGCGATCGCCAAGCCTGGATCCGAAGCAGAAATTCTACGCAAGGCAGCCCCATTCTCTGGTGGCCTGCTACTGGTCTTGTGCCTATTGACGTTCCTTGCAACCCAAGGCGTCATACCAATTGTTCAATGAAGTATTCAACGTCCAATGATGCACCGATAAGAAAGAAAAGAAATGAAAGTAGCACTATTTGCAACCTGTATTGCAGATGCCATGTTCCCGCAGGCACCGCAGGCAACCATGCATTTACTCCAGCGACTTGGCGTTGAAGTAGATTTCCCACAAAGCCAAGCATGCTGTGGTCAGATGCATGTCAACACTGGATACTATCCAGAAGCAATGCCACTGATTAAGAATCACGTGAAAACCTTTGAGCCAGTTCTCGACGGCGAATGGGACGCTATCGTTGTACCATCCGGATCATGTACTGGTTCGATTCGCGAACAACAAGAAATGGTTGCCACCAAACTAGGCGATGACGCACTGGCAACCAAGGCAAGCGCAATTGCTAAGAAAACCTATGAACTCTCCGAGTTCCTCATCGACGTGATGGGTATCGACGACGTCGGGGCATACTTCGCACACCGAGTCACCTACCATCCCACCTGCCACTCACTACGTGTTGCCAAAGTTGGGGACAAGCCGTTGCAGTTGTTACGCAAGGTAGAAGGCATGGAACTTGTTGATCTACCAAGCGCCGAATCGTG containing:
- a CDS encoding L-lactate permease, encoding MHIGTFVPSTQAIANSTVLSAIVGILPLVAFFIMLGVFKMKTHWCALGSLLIALVIAILGFQMPTMMAMNSVLFGIAFGIMPILYIVISAVWLYNLTVDSGRDHDVRAVFSAVGKGDMRIQALLLGFSFCGLLEGLAGFGAPVAIVAAMLVSLGISPIKAALVTMVGNAINVGFGAMAIPITTAGKIGGVTGGAVANTASSITPWIIVLVPFLLLFILDGIRGVRQLWYIGLLQGLVTALGHFVAAHFVSYELTAVFASLLGFAVVAGGLVVLNPTTPQEWRSEVSDEEVPSAKRITLALMPYWLVVIIFSIAKLWTLGINVPQTLAKTTIAVQWPGLYGSLLTSTGEPSSAAILSIQTLASPGTMIVLTALIVSAAYAVASTPRFKFSFTRGIAVLFHTIYTLRWSLATIALVMALAYVMNFSGQTAAIGAALAGTGAAFAFLSPILGWIGTAVTGSATSANALFASLQSTAAAGANLDPHILLAANSIGGGIGKIVSPQNLAIAATAIAKPGSEAEILRKAAPFSGGLLLVLCLLTFLATQGVIPIVQ
- a CDS encoding (Fe-S)-binding protein, whose amino-acid sequence is MKVALFATCIADAMFPQAPQATMHLLQRLGVEVDFPQSQACCGQMHVNTGYYPEAMPLIKNHVKTFEPVLDGEWDAIVVPSGSCTGSIREQQEMVATKLGDDALATKASAIAKKTYELSEFLIDVMGIDDVGAYFAHRVTYHPTCHSLRVAKVGDKPLQLLRKVEGMELVDLPSAESCCGFGGTFALKNHETSASMLTDKMNNIIATKADVLVAGDYSCLMNIAGGLSRNRAGIRAMHLAEVLAGTKNEPWMAPESTTKAGV